One window from the genome of Gimesia aquarii encodes:
- a CDS encoding TolB family protein: MRSVVVFCFYCMACVVLQCFDHPQVVADEEPVVKRTRFYSATPEGAEPKVFYVAEDYYNTGSPTFSADGQKLAFDGWKSQEGESFSNVQIMVVNSDGSDFKVLGPGAMPSWSPGGNRIAFSQQSPSGVAIMNADGSNRKMIETGGWGAQWSPDGKKIAYRVYKSGKSNLRIYDLIEETKSDVFPEGESPYSMIYWNMAWSPDSNWVCFLGRKADKTYEVATVNVAGMQEGLKVHFKSKVSPYQDMAWHPQGDMIVFGSPTSPRKLLKFNPAEDKAPEPLEIKVDGNINGDVSFTPDGQHLLFNVRVVLD, encoded by the coding sequence ATGAGATCTGTTGTGGTTTTCTGTTTCTATTGCATGGCCTGTGTTGTACTTCAGTGTTTTGATCATCCGCAGGTAGTAGCAGATGAAGAGCCAGTAGTGAAACGGACCCGGTTTTATTCAGCGACTCCAGAAGGTGCAGAGCCCAAGGTTTTTTATGTCGCAGAAGATTACTATAACACCGGCTCTCCCACCTTCTCTGCGGATGGGCAAAAATTGGCCTTTGACGGCTGGAAGTCTCAGGAGGGCGAAAGCTTTTCGAACGTGCAGATTATGGTCGTCAACTCGGATGGGAGTGACTTTAAAGTTCTTGGCCCGGGGGCGATGCCGAGTTGGTCTCCGGGAGGGAATCGAATCGCATTTTCTCAGCAGTCTCCCTCAGGCGTCGCCATCATGAACGCCGATGGTTCTAACCGTAAAATGATTGAAACAGGTGGTTGGGGGGCACAGTGGTCACCTGACGGCAAAAAAATTGCTTATCGTGTGTACAAATCAGGAAAATCAAATCTTCGAATCTATGATTTAATCGAAGAAACAAAGAGCGATGTGTTTCCCGAAGGGGAAAGCCCCTATTCCATGATTTACTGGAATATGGCATGGTCTCCCGATAGTAACTGGGTTTGTTTTCTAGGACGAAAAGCGGATAAAACTTATGAGGTCGCTACAGTGAATGTCGCGGGAATGCAAGAAGGATTAAAAGTGCACTTTAAAAGCAAAGTTTCCCCATATCAAGACATGGCCTGGCATCCCCAGGGAGATATGATTGTATTTGGTTCTCCCACATCACCACGCAAACTACTCAAATTTAATCCCGCAGAGGACAAAGCACCCGAACCACTCGAAATCAAAGTCGATGGAAACATCAACGGTGACGTCAGTTTCACACCCGATGGTCAACATTTACTGTTTAACGTCCGGGTGGTTCTAGATTAA
- a CDS encoding VOC family protein, whose protein sequence is MKNSSFVNRELIYTTFIVLVVSGLAAWAASSKTVPEAEFAKSTVDFGIVVSDLDKSLNFYKNALGLKEREPFKVTAEMGGDSGLSDNLPFKVYPLVLENDSTATNVKLMQFKGTPSKKTDNSFIHSSLGVSYLTIYVKDTTAALERAKAYGVKPIAKGPLELPAGFPKGIYLTLLRDPDGNLIELVGPKK, encoded by the coding sequence ATGAAGAATTCCAGTTTTGTCAATCGCGAACTGATCTACACAACATTTATTGTGCTGGTCGTCAGTGGTTTGGCAGCATGGGCCGCCAGTAGCAAAACTGTTCCCGAAGCCGAATTTGCAAAGTCAACCGTCGACTTCGGAATTGTGGTGAGCGACCTCGACAAGTCGCTTAACTTTTACAAGAACGCACTCGGGTTAAAAGAGCGAGAGCCATTTAAGGTCACAGCAGAGATGGGCGGCGATTCAGGACTTTCTGACAACCTGCCATTCAAGGTTTATCCACTAGTACTTGAGAATGACAGTACGGCGACTAATGTGAAGCTCATGCAGTTCAAAGGAACTCCTTCGAAGAAGACCGATAATTCTTTTATCCATTCTTCCTTAGGCGTGAGCTACCTGACAATCTATGTCAAAGACACCACAGCGGCATTAGAACGGGCCAAAGCCTATGGAGTAAAGCCCATCGCTAAAGGCCCGCTTGAACTACCCGCTGGATTTCCCAAAGGCATTTATCTGACACTCTTGCGTGATCCGGATGGAAATTTGATCGAACTTGTCGGTCCGAAGAAGTAA
- a CDS encoding sigma-54-dependent Fis family transcriptional regulator — protein MSKAETVDWLDWKRLPLLTRYDSEASLIQMCDRLLEEAAQQADASHYIQQFLPQLATELSCQWCTLIERTPEWETRFEFGRNTAGGFPAALCNEALDRGAGGLCADEKRDDWSFLAAPLGDLCPGTILLVGGRDLTADSLSNVIVVARVLGYALSIVEKREKNLRRISRLETTLHIASSFSSARETQPLLELIAKEATRLLECERSSIFIWDQEHKQVVACPALGVEGNTLRLPDDVGIVGDVIRTGKTIRVDDAYNDSRFDPSVDKSSGFRTHNLLCVPLRNNVGEMIGAFEVMNKEKGKADFNDDDAQSLEELGVQAATALENTRELEQLSRSRDQLTEQVKQKVQVIGKSSAITALRSTIERLAGTDLPVLILGESGTGKEVVSQSLHYQGPRANTPFVAVNCAALTETLLESELFGHEKGAFTDAHETRAGKFELAEGGTLFLDEIGDMSLGGQAKLLRVLEQKVITRVGGSETIPINVRVVAATNAKLADAVHDKKFREDLYYRLSVVTLDLPPLRERPEDVILLAEFFLAQFCEQANRRVLKFSAEAKKRLQAHLWPGNVRELRNLMERVAFLCASDRVEVEDLAFILSPSRDSVVDMSSDLSLKEASRRFQQEYIRRTIKRVGGNMSETAKCLGLHRSNLYRKMGQLGMHEANDAQEIDD, from the coding sequence TTGAGTAAAGCAGAAACAGTGGATTGGTTGGATTGGAAGAGACTTCCGTTGTTAACACGCTACGACTCGGAAGCGTCGTTGATCCAAATGTGTGATCGACTACTTGAAGAAGCAGCTCAACAGGCGGACGCAAGTCACTACATCCAGCAATTTCTACCTCAGTTGGCAACAGAATTATCCTGCCAGTGGTGTACCCTGATTGAACGAACTCCGGAATGGGAAACGCGATTCGAATTTGGTCGGAATACCGCAGGAGGCTTTCCCGCTGCTCTGTGTAATGAAGCATTGGACCGCGGAGCAGGCGGCTTATGTGCAGATGAAAAACGCGACGACTGGTCATTTCTGGCAGCGCCTCTCGGAGATCTATGCCCGGGAACCATTCTCTTAGTCGGTGGTCGCGACTTAACGGCTGATTCGCTCAGTAATGTGATCGTTGTCGCGCGGGTATTAGGTTATGCACTCTCGATCGTCGAGAAGCGGGAAAAGAATCTGAGACGCATCAGTCGATTAGAGACCACATTACATATTGCTTCCAGCTTTTCCTCAGCACGTGAAACTCAACCGTTATTAGAGCTGATTGCCAAAGAAGCCACACGACTCCTTGAATGTGAGAGATCGAGTATTTTCATCTGGGATCAGGAACACAAACAGGTTGTCGCATGCCCCGCATTGGGAGTGGAAGGAAATACGCTCCGTTTGCCTGATGATGTCGGGATCGTCGGAGATGTAATTCGCACTGGTAAGACCATTCGCGTCGATGATGCCTACAACGATTCGCGGTTCGACCCCAGTGTCGATAAGTCAAGTGGCTTTCGAACACATAACCTGTTGTGTGTTCCCCTGCGAAATAACGTCGGTGAAATGATCGGCGCGTTCGAAGTCATGAACAAAGAAAAAGGGAAGGCAGACTTTAATGACGATGATGCCCAAAGCCTCGAAGAACTGGGGGTGCAGGCCGCGACAGCGCTTGAAAACACACGCGAACTCGAACAGCTTTCCCGTAGTCGTGATCAACTGACCGAACAAGTCAAACAAAAAGTGCAAGTGATTGGCAAAAGTTCTGCGATCACGGCTCTGCGATCAACCATTGAACGCCTGGCGGGTACGGACTTGCCGGTTTTGATTCTGGGTGAGAGTGGTACGGGAAAAGAAGTCGTCAGCCAATCGTTGCACTATCAGGGACCGCGGGCCAATACTCCTTTCGTTGCGGTAAACTGTGCGGCATTAACAGAAACCTTGCTCGAAAGCGAATTGTTCGGACACGAAAAAGGGGCCTTCACCGATGCCCACGAAACCCGTGCCGGCAAATTTGAACTTGCAGAAGGAGGCACACTCTTCCTCGATGAAATTGGGGACATGAGTCTGGGCGGACAGGCAAAACTGTTACGCGTGCTTGAACAGAAAGTGATTACCCGTGTGGGAGGCTCGGAAACGATTCCCATCAACGTGCGTGTAGTGGCGGCAACAAATGCGAAGCTGGCTGACGCGGTTCATGATAAAAAATTTCGTGAAGACCTTTATTATCGTTTGAGTGTTGTCACGCTCGATCTGCCTCCCTTAAGAGAGCGTCCCGAAGATGTGATCTTATTAGCAGAATTCTTTCTTGCTCAGTTTTGCGAACAAGCCAACCGACGGGTGCTCAAGTTCTCAGCTGAAGCTAAAAAACGCCTGCAGGCACATCTCTGGCCCGGTAATGTGCGCGAGCTTCGTAATTTAATGGAGCGGGTCGCGTTCCTGTGTGCCAGTGATCGTGTGGAGGTAGAAGACCTGGCGTTTATCCTCAGTCCTTCCCGTGATTCGGTTGTGGATATGTCATCCGATTTGAGCCTGAAAGAGGCTTCGCGCCGCTTTCAGCAGGAATACATCCGCCGTACGATTAAACGCGTGGGAGGCAACATGAGCGAAACCGCTAAATGCCTGGGCCTGCATCGTTCGAACCTGTACCGAAAAATGGGACAACTGGGGATGCATGAAGCAAACGATGCACAGGAAATTGATGACTGA
- the ispD gene encoding 2-C-methyl-D-erythritol 4-phosphate cytidylyltransferase, with protein sequence MATFAVILAAAGKSTRFQSKGAEILGTGPQKKPFMDLKGRAVWTRSAEIFSNREDVKQLIITVAEEDIEWFKQKFRPNLAFMDIEIVPGGKERADSVQNALARVKTDIDYVAIHDAARPLITDKWVSELFTAVENSDAVIPAIRISSTLKRVGKDRRIQETVDRTDLWAAQTPQVFKRQLLLDAYAQAGEMQPTDEAQLIENMGHSVTIVEGSPLNQKITTAADFRMAEALLNALPKPKGIRALHPFADEEPRGIL encoded by the coding sequence GTGGCAACCTTTGCAGTAATACTAGCAGCAGCCGGCAAAAGCACGCGGTTTCAATCGAAGGGGGCTGAGATTCTCGGTACGGGACCTCAAAAGAAACCGTTTATGGATCTGAAAGGTCGCGCTGTCTGGACCCGTTCGGCTGAGATCTTCTCGAATCGAGAAGATGTTAAGCAGTTGATCATCACGGTCGCTGAAGAAGATATCGAGTGGTTCAAACAAAAGTTTCGTCCCAATTTGGCGTTCATGGATATTGAAATCGTACCTGGTGGTAAGGAGCGTGCTGACTCCGTGCAGAATGCATTGGCGCGTGTTAAAACAGACATCGATTATGTTGCAATCCATGATGCAGCACGCCCCTTAATTACTGATAAGTGGGTCAGTGAACTCTTTACAGCCGTTGAAAATTCGGATGCCGTCATTCCCGCCATCCGAATTTCCAGCACTTTGAAGCGGGTGGGAAAGGATCGACGAATTCAAGAGACGGTCGACCGCACCGATCTCTGGGCGGCTCAAACACCGCAAGTTTTCAAGCGTCAGCTGTTATTAGACGCCTATGCCCAAGCGGGAGAGATGCAACCGACAGATGAAGCCCAACTCATCGAAAACATGGGGCACTCGGTGACGATTGTCGAAGGCTCCCCCCTCAATCAAAAAATTACTACGGCTGCTGATTTCCGGATGGCCGAAGCGCTTTTAAATGCGTTACCAAAACCGAAGGGGATCCGGGCGTTACACCCCTTTGCCGATGAAGAACCTCGGGGAATTTTGTAA
- the ilvD gene encoding dihydroxy-acid dehydratase, whose protein sequence is MSSDSQPILNRYSSRITQPRSQGASQAMLYATGMSEADMNKAQVGISSVWYEGNSCNMHLNKLAAKVKEGVEAADLVGLRFNTIGVSDGISMGTDGMSYSLQSRDLIADSIETVTCAQWYDANISLPGCDKNMPGCIIAMGRFNRPSIMVYGGTIAPGCLNNEKLDIVSAFQSYGEYLAGTITDDTRKQIVQKSCPGAGACGGMYTANTMSSAIEALGMSLPYSSSIPAEHPDKLDECVRAGAAIRTLLELDLKPRDIMTRDAFENALVLIVALGGSTNAVLHMLAIARSVDVELTIDDIQSVSDRTPLLADFKPSGKYVMADLQEIGGTPAVMKYLLEKGMINGDCMTVTGKTLAENLAELPGLKEGQDIIHTLENPIKPSGHLQILKGNLAPTGAVAKITGKEGLVFEGTANVFDSEEDMLKALEENKIQKGDVIVIRYEGPKGGPGMPEMLTPTSAIMGAGLGKDVALLTDGRFSGGSHGFIVGHITPEAQEGGPIALVKTGDKITIDAENNLLNVDLTDAELEERRQAWTAPPFKYTRGTLYKYIKNVKSASEGCVTDE, encoded by the coding sequence ATGTCATCCGATTCCCAGCCCATTTTAAACCGATATAGTTCTCGTATCACTCAGCCCCGTTCTCAAGGGGCCTCTCAAGCCATGTTGTATGCCACCGGCATGAGCGAAGCAGATATGAATAAAGCGCAAGTCGGAATTTCCAGTGTCTGGTACGAAGGAAATTCCTGCAACATGCATCTCAATAAACTGGCCGCCAAAGTGAAAGAAGGAGTCGAAGCCGCAGACCTGGTAGGGCTCCGGTTCAACACAATTGGTGTCAGCGATGGCATTTCCATGGGCACCGACGGCATGTCGTATTCGCTGCAATCGCGTGATTTAATTGCCGACAGCATTGAGACTGTGACGTGCGCCCAATGGTATGATGCGAACATATCACTCCCCGGCTGTGACAAAAACATGCCCGGTTGTATCATTGCCATGGGACGCTTCAATCGTCCTTCAATCATGGTTTATGGTGGAACGATTGCTCCTGGTTGTTTGAACAATGAAAAGTTGGATATTGTTTCTGCCTTCCAATCCTATGGCGAATATCTGGCCGGTACGATCACTGATGACACGCGCAAGCAGATTGTACAGAAAAGTTGTCCTGGCGCGGGTGCCTGCGGCGGGATGTATACGGCAAACACGATGTCATCTGCGATTGAAGCTCTGGGAATGTCACTTCCTTACAGTTCTTCGATTCCCGCAGAACATCCCGACAAATTAGACGAATGTGTTCGAGCCGGTGCTGCCATCAGAACACTACTGGAACTCGATTTAAAACCGCGCGATATTATGACACGCGATGCATTTGAAAATGCATTGGTGCTCATCGTTGCGTTGGGGGGGTCTACGAATGCCGTGTTGCACATGCTGGCGATTGCTCGTTCTGTCGATGTGGAATTAACAATTGATGATATTCAGTCAGTCAGTGATCGCACTCCCTTATTAGCCGACTTTAAACCAAGTGGTAAGTATGTCATGGCCGACTTGCAGGAAATCGGTGGTACGCCTGCTGTCATGAAATATCTGTTAGAAAAAGGCATGATCAACGGGGACTGCATGACTGTCACTGGTAAAACACTAGCCGAAAACCTGGCAGAACTACCTGGTTTGAAAGAGGGACAGGATATTATCCATACGTTAGAAAATCCTATCAAACCGTCGGGCCATCTCCAGATTTTGAAGGGAAATCTCGCTCCCACTGGCGCGGTTGCTAAGATCACTGGAAAAGAAGGTCTGGTCTTTGAAGGGACTGCGAATGTTTTCGATTCTGAAGAAGACATGCTGAAAGCATTGGAAGAAAACAAAATTCAAAAAGGCGATGTCATCGTCATTCGCTACGAAGGTCCCAAAGGGGGGCCGGGCATGCCTGAGATGTTAACGCCGACTTCTGCCATTATGGGCGCCGGTCTGGGGAAAGACGTCGCTTTATTAACCGACGGCCGTTTTTCAGGCGGTTCACATGGATTCATAGTGGGTCACATCACGCCGGAAGCACAGGAAGGGGGGCCGATTGCCCTCGTCAAAACGGGTGATAAGATCACCATTGATGCGGAAAATAATTTACTGAATGTGGATCTTACCGATGCGGAATTGGAAGAGCGTCGCCAGGCATGGACGGCGCCTCCCTTCAAATACACCCGGGGTACACTCTATAAATATATCAAAAATGTGAAGTCCGCTTCCGAAGGTTGTGTGACGGACGAGTAA
- a CDS encoding putative quinol monooxygenase codes for MFCLNVILTVKEASDAEEIQGLLTEACRLSRTEPGCLRFDVYYSEEPATFVLVEHWEDEQAWKNHREEKAYQEIYQPQVMPRVERVAHRVKLLLE; via the coding sequence ATGTTTTGTCTCAATGTCATTCTTACAGTGAAGGAAGCCTCTGATGCTGAAGAGATTCAGGGGTTGCTTACTGAAGCCTGTCGTTTATCCCGTACCGAGCCGGGTTGCCTGCGGTTTGATGTCTATTACTCTGAAGAACCAGCCACCTTCGTACTCGTAGAACATTGGGAGGACGAACAGGCCTGGAAAAATCACCGCGAAGAAAAAGCATATCAGGAAATTTATCAACCACAGGTCATGCCACGTGTCGAACGTGTGGCGCATAGAGTGAAGCTCCTGTTGGAATAA
- a CDS encoding sigma-54 dependent transcriptional regulator, with protein MELPTLILVTQDSTLQQQILSHFKKAFHLVICSSLEDCNGHCREQAIEFILVDLRFLASGGHQEDQSLEMIQKMVPEAEIIMLTEEECPEILERRAACTNIQHIKGFASEAELLLEIDSCLSPEEEVVASESVTMNSLHGGNSERKMPSHDSFAQNSMHDVTSSQVSHEMTNPALQDGISGQFETNSHEMKIMLNELEIAAQHDVTVLLIGETGAGKTHLSRLVHEVSPRRNEPFLNVACGALPNDLIESELFGHVRGAFTSAHADKDGKFLAAGRGTILLDEIDVLGPEQQVKLLRVIETGEFEPIGSNKTHINKARLVVASNMDLQPLVEQGKFRPDLYYRLNMLKFDVLPLRRRKADIVTLAHGFVRDMATKHNIVIDRIDDEFMEALHAYPWPGNVRELENVIRRAVIYCREGILRKENLPSHILMGQIGPTNDPSVVISHKQNDSDRLGDQVAVTEKELIEQALFKNNYSRTNTAKTLGISRVTLYNKMKKYGMNTKK; from the coding sequence ATGGAACTTCCCACATTGATTCTGGTGACACAAGACTCAACTCTTCAACAACAAATACTGTCCCATTTCAAGAAAGCGTTCCATTTAGTCATCTGTAGTTCGTTAGAAGACTGTAATGGTCACTGCCGCGAACAGGCGATCGAATTTATCTTAGTCGACTTGCGGTTCCTCGCCTCTGGGGGGCATCAGGAAGATCAAAGCCTGGAGATGATCCAGAAAATGGTTCCCGAAGCTGAAATCATCATGCTGACGGAAGAAGAGTGTCCTGAAATTCTGGAGCGACGAGCAGCCTGCACCAATATTCAACATATCAAAGGTTTTGCCAGTGAAGCGGAATTATTGTTAGAGATTGATTCCTGTCTGAGTCCGGAAGAAGAAGTCGTTGCATCTGAGTCTGTCACAATGAATTCCCTGCATGGAGGGAATTCAGAGAGAAAAATGCCTTCTCATGACTCTTTTGCACAGAATTCTATGCATGATGTTACCAGTTCACAGGTTTCACATGAGATGACGAATCCGGCTCTCCAGGATGGCATCTCTGGTCAGTTCGAAACGAATTCACATGAAATGAAAATCATGCTGAATGAACTGGAGATTGCAGCACAACATGATGTGACTGTGTTACTGATAGGCGAAACCGGGGCGGGTAAAACTCATCTTTCTCGTCTGGTTCATGAAGTTTCTCCACGGCGGAATGAGCCCTTTTTGAACGTGGCCTGCGGTGCGCTGCCCAATGATTTGATCGAAAGTGAATTGTTTGGTCATGTACGGGGGGCGTTTACTAGTGCTCACGCGGACAAAGACGGAAAATTTCTTGCTGCAGGACGCGGAACGATTCTGCTTGATGAAATTGACGTCTTGGGACCAGAACAACAGGTCAAGCTGTTACGTGTGATCGAAACAGGCGAGTTCGAGCCGATTGGGTCAAACAAAACACATATCAATAAGGCACGGCTTGTGGTTGCAAGTAACATGGATCTTCAACCACTGGTCGAACAAGGTAAGTTTCGCCCGGATCTTTATTACCGATTGAACATGTTAAAGTTTGATGTCCTTCCTTTAAGACGCCGCAAGGCTGACATTGTGACACTTGCCCATGGTTTTGTACGAGACATGGCAACCAAGCATAATATTGTGATTGATCGAATCGATGATGAATTCATGGAAGCCTTACACGCCTATCCTTGGCCTGGCAATGTTCGAGAACTGGAGAACGTGATTCGCAGAGCGGTTATTTACTGCCGTGAAGGTATATTACGAAAAGAGAATCTGCCTTCCCATATTCTGATGGGACAAATTGGACCTACCAATGATCCTTCTGTGGTCATCAGTCATAAACAAAATGATTCAGATCGGTTAGGGGATCAGGTGGCAGTTACAGAAAAAGAGTTGATCGAGCAAGCACTCTTTAAAAACAATTACAGCCGCACTAATACCGCCAAGACCTTGGGAATCAGCCGTGTGACTCTCTATAACAAAATGAAGAAGTATGGCATGAATACAAAAAAATGA